From the Strix uralensis isolate ZFMK-TIS-50842 chromosome 33, bStrUra1, whole genome shotgun sequence genome, one window contains:
- the ACKR5 gene encoding G-protein coupled receptor 182 gives MAEATTAPTETHTLLNEYGDYHNWSELFHLLNYTYTFCEFSLDENVKRVILFILYLVIFVVGLVENLLVIWVNWQTRGHKSLVNLYILNMAIADLGVLLSLPIWMLEVMLDYTWLWGSFLCRFTHYFYFANMYASIFFLTCLSVDRYVSLTSSSLFWRKHQHRARRVICACSWVLAAAIPFLEVAHMQLVNTGEPICIFMAPFETYDEWALAVSLATTTIGFLIPFPIITTFNILTARFIRRTKPESRKHCLLIYAYIVVFLVSWLPFHVMLTLLTLDGNHIILHCTFAQFLYFFYDIIDCFTLLHCVINPILYNFLSKNFRSKLISAVVKYIPKDQGSQKGADSSSSTTQHSIVITKDNHPPN, from the coding sequence atGGCCGAGGCGACCACCGCCCCCACCGAGACACACACTCTCCTGAACGAGTACGGGGACTACCACAACTGGTCCGAGCTGTTCCACCTCCTGAACTACACCTACACCTTCTGCGAGTTCAGCCTGGATGAGAACGTCAAGCGGGTGATCCTCTTCATCCTTtacctggtcatctttgtggtGGGCTTGGTGGAGAACCTCCTTGTCATCTGGGTCAACTGGCAGACACGGGGCCACAAGAGCTTGGTCAACCTCTACATCCTCAACATGGCCATCGCTGACCTGGGGGTGCTGCTCTCGCTGCCCATCTGGATGCTGGAGGTGATGCTGGATTACACCTGGCTCTGGGGCAGCTTCCTCTGCCGCTTCACGCACTACTTCTACTTCGCCAACATGTACGCCAGCATCTTCTTCCTCACCTGCCTGAGCGTGGATCGCTACGTGTCCCTGACCAGCTCCTCCCTCTTCTGGCGGAAGCACCAGCACCGCGCACGCCGCGTCATCTGCGCCTGCAGTTGGGTCTTGGCCGCAGCGATCCCGTTCCTGGAGGTCGCTCACATGCAGCTGGTCAACACCGGAGAGCCCATCTGCATCTTCATGGCCCCCTTCGAGACCTACGACGAGTGGGCGCTGGCGGTCAGCTTGGCCACCACCACCATTGGGTTCCTCATCCCCTTCCCCATCATCACCACCTTCAACATCCTGACGGCCAGGTTCATCAGGCGCACCAAGCCAGAGAGCAGGAAGCACTGTCTGCTCATCTACGCCTACATCGTCGTCTTCCTCGTCAGCTGGCTGCCCTTCCACGTCATGCTCACGCTGCTCACCCTCGACGGCAACCACATCATCCTCCACTGCACCTTCGCCCAGTTCCTCTACTTCTTCTACGACATCATAGACTGCTTCACCCTGCTCCACTGCGTGATCAACCCGATCCTCTACAACTTCCTGAGCAAAAACTTCCGCAGCAAGCTCATCTCCGCTGTGGTCAAGTACATCCCCAAAGATCAAGGCAGCCAGAAGGGCGCAGACAGCTCCTCCTCCACCACGCAGCACTCCATAGTCATCACGAAGGACAACCACCCTCCCAACTAA